A stretch of DNA from Thioalkalivibrio sp. XN279:
CGGCCACGGCATCGTCGTCTTCCCGGGCGGGGTCGGCACCACGGAGGAGCTGTTCTACGTGCTCGGCGTGCTGCTCAATCCGCACAACGCCGACATGCCCTTTCCCCTCGTGCTGACGGGACCGTCCTCGGCTGCCGCCTATTTCGAGCAGGTGGACGATTTCCTGCGCGGCACCATCGGCGAGGAGGCGGCGCGGCGCTACCAGGTGGTGCTGGACGACCCGGAGCGGGTGGCGCGGATCATGAAGACCGGCATGGGCCGGGTGCGGGACTTCCGCCGCGACCAGGGCGACGCCTGGTACTTCAACTGGCGCCTCAAGGTCGAACACGAGTTCCAGCAGCCCTTTGCCGCCACCCACGAGGCGATGGCGGCGCTGGACCTGCGCCGCGACCAGCCGGCGCACCGGCTCGCCGCCGACCTGCGGCGCGCCTTCTCCGGCATCGTCGCCGGCAACGTCAAGGACGAGGGCATCCGCCGCATCGAGGCGCACGGCCCCTTCGAGCTGCGCGGCGACCCGGCGCTCATGCGCCTGATGGACCGGATGCTCGAGTCCTTCGTGCAGCAACAGCGCATGCGCCTGCCGGGCGTGGAGTACCAGCCCTGCTACCGGCTGGTGGGCTGAGGCCCGGCTGCCTTCGTGACCCCCTTCACATTCCCGCGCCCTGGCCGGATTTGCGGCTGCGCGGGTGTGAATCAGGTCACGGTGCCGGCGGGACGTCACTCGGGAGAATGGCGCTCGATCTCGAGCACAGGACGCCTTTCATGGCGGAATCCCCGCGCAAGCGCACGTTACCAAAGAGCCGCCTGCCTCTCGCCGCCGCCACGGTGCCGGGCGCGGTGGGCCGTATCGGCCATCTCGGGCGTCGACCGCCCGTGCTCGAGGACGATTCCATCTATACCCTGCGCGGCTACAAGGCGTGGGCAGCCCGGGTCAAGGCGGCCTGGGATGCCGAGTCCTGAGCCCCGCACACTTGCCCACGGAGCCGAAAGCGATGAATGCAGAGGCGGCGGGAGACGCCGGGGATTACCCCTGTTCCGGACCCACCCTGGATGCCTGGTCGTGGATCGCGCGCGCGCGCGCCGCGGCCCAGCGCGCCGTGCAGTCTGCCGAGCCCACGGTGCGGGAGGCCGATGATGAGCCCGAGCTGCCGGAGAACGCGCCCGGCTAGCCGCTCGCTGCGCGAGCGGCGACCCGACCCGGGACACGCCCCGTGCCGGCGCTGAGCCTGCTCCTGCTGCTGCCGCTGCTGGCCTTCCTCGGCTGGCTGGCGCGGGGGCGGCGCCTGCGCGGCGAGCGCAACCAGCGCATCCACGACGTGCTGCTGCAGACCAACGTCGGCGACGAGTGCTTCGTCGCCGAGACCCTGGGCACGCTGCCGTTCCCGGCCGAAAAGTACCTCCGCCATGCCGTCCCGCCCGGCGCGCCGCTGGCGCGCTCCGCCGACGTGCGCATGCGCGGCACGCTGCGGGTGGGTCCGGACGACTGGGTCCCCTTCGAGGCGCGCGAGCGCATCAGCGCCGAGCGCGGCTTCCTGTGGGAAGCGCGCGTGGCCGTGCTCGGGCGGCTGGTGGTGGAGGGGGCGGACTGGCTGCTGGCGGACGAGGCGGGCATCGACTATGCGCTGGCCGACTGGTGGCCGGCGTTACGGCGGCGCGGGCCCGAGCTGGCGCGCTCGGCGACGGGGCGGATGATGGTGGAGCTGGCCTGGCTCCCCGCGGCGCTGACGCCGCAGCGCGGCGCGCGCTGGAGCCGCGGCGACACCGACCGGGCGGTGGTCACCGTGCCCGGGAGCACCACGCCGATGACGGTGCTGGTGAGCGACGACGGCCGCCTGCTGGAGGCCAGCGTGCTGCGGCGACGCCTGGCGCCGGACGGGCGCAGCGCCCTGGCGCCCTACGGCATCGTGGTCGAGGCCGAGGCGCGCTTCGGCGATTTCACCGTGCCCAGCGAGCTGGTGGCGGCCTGGGGCATCGGTACCGACGACCGCTACGACTTCATGCGCGTGTTCGTCGAGGACATCGACTGGCTCTAGGACTGGCTCCAGGATTGGCTCCAGGACTGGCTCCAGCCGGCTTGCGCGCCGCGCCGCGCCTGCACTAAGGTGCCTGCTTCCCTGATTCCAAAGCTGTTGCAGGAGCACCCATGCGCCGATTCGCCATGCTGACCGCCACCTTCCTTGCCCCCGCCCTGACGGGCTGTGCCCCGGGCGGCGAGGGCCCGGCCGAGCCGCCCGCGGAGCCGCCCGCCGAGCTCGTGATCATCGAGGTGGCCCCGGGCCAGGGCCCGGAAATCGCCGCCGGCAGCACCGCGGTGGTGCACTACACCGGCTGGCTGTTCGACCCCGCCGCCGCCGACCGCAAGGGCACCAAGTTCGACAGCTCGGTGGACCGCGGCCAGCCCTTCCGCTTCCCGCTCGGTGCCGGGCGCGTGATCCGCGGCTGGGACGATGGCGTGGCCGGGATGCAGGTGGGCCAGAAGCGCACGCTCATCATCCCGCCCGAGCTCGGCTACGGCAGCCGCGGCGCCGGCAGCGTGATCCCGCCGAACGCGACGCTGGTGTTCGACGTCGAGCTGCTGGGTATCGAGTGATGGCGGCGGGCATGCGCAGTGTCGCGGCGCTCGCCGCGGCCGTCATCCTCCTGTCGTCCGGCGCGGCTGACGCGGCCACGCTGATCCACGCGGGGCGGCTCATCGACGGCCGCGCCGACACCCCGACCGGGCCGGCCACCATCGTGGTGGAGGGCGAGCGCATCGTGGCGCTGGAGGCCGGCCATCGCGCGCCGGGGCCCGGCGACCGGCTCATCGACCTGTCGGGCGCCACCGTGCTGCCGGGGCTGATGGACATGCACACCCATGTGTCCAGCGAGAACAGCCGCACGTCTTACCTCAACCGCTTCACCCAGGATGCCCCCGAGGTGACGCTGCAGTCGACGGTGTACGCGCGCCGCACGCTGGAGGCCGGCTTCACCACCATCCGCGACCTCGGCGACAGCTACAACGTCTCCATCGCCCTGCGCGACGCCATTGCCGCCGGCAAGGTGGTCGGCCCGCGCATCTTCACCTCGGGCAAGTCCATCGCCACCACCGGCGGGCACGCCGACCCGACCAACGGCTGGGCCGAGCACATCGCCGGCGATCCGGGCCCGCAGGACGGGGTGATCAACGGCGTGGCCGACGCGCGCAAGGCCGTGCGCCAGCGCTACAAGGACGGCGCCGACCTGGTCAAGGTCACCGCCACCGGCGGCGTCATGAGCCTGGCCAAGAACGGCCTCAATCCCCAGTTCAAGGAGGACGAGCTCAAGGCCATCGTCGACACTGCGCGCGACTACGGCTTCCACGTCGCGGCGCACGCGCACGGCGCCGAGGGCATGAAGCGCGCCATCGAGGCCGGCGTGTACTCGATCGAGCACGGCACCTACATGGACGACGAGGTGATCCGGCTGATGAAGAAGCACGGCACCTGGTACGTGCCGACCATCCATGCCGGCAAGTTCGTGGCCGAGAAGGCCGAGGAGCCGGGGTACCTGCCCGACATCGTGCGGCCCAAGGCGGCCGCCATCGGGCCGCAGATCCAGGACACTTTCGCCAAAGCCTACCGCGAGGGCGTGAACATCGTTTTCGGCACTGACTGCGGCGTCGGCCCGCACGGCAGCAACGCGCGCGAGTTTCAGTTCATGGTCGAGGCCGGCATGCCGCCCATGGACGCGATCCGCTCCGCGACCTCGGTCGCGGCGGCCTTCCTCGGCGTCAACCATGACCTGGGCACGATCGAGGCCGGCAAGCTGGCCGACATCATCGCCGTGGACGGCGATCCGCTGGAAGACATCAGTGCCATGAGCCGGGTGCGTTTCGTGATGAAGGAAGGCGTGGTGTATCGCGACGACGCCTGGAGCCCGGGCGGCTCATGAGCCGGCCGCTGCAGTTCCTCGGCTTCGCGGC
This window harbors:
- a CDS encoding DUF6544 family protein encodes the protein MPALSLLLLLPLLAFLGWLARGRRLRGERNQRIHDVLLQTNVGDECFVAETLGTLPFPAEKYLRHAVPPGAPLARSADVRMRGTLRVGPDDWVPFEARERISAERGFLWEARVAVLGRLVVEGADWLLADEAGIDYALADWWPALRRRGPELARSATGRMMVELAWLPAALTPQRGARWSRGDTDRAVVTVPGSTTPMTVLVSDDGRLLEASVLRRRLAPDGRSALAPYGIVVEAEARFGDFTVPSELVAAWGIGTDDRYDFMRVFVEDIDWL
- a CDS encoding FKBP-type peptidyl-prolyl cis-trans isomerase, whose translation is MRRFAMLTATFLAPALTGCAPGGEGPAEPPAEPPAELVIIEVAPGQGPEIAAGSTAVVHYTGWLFDPAAADRKGTKFDSSVDRGQPFRFPLGAGRVIRGWDDGVAGMQVGQKRTLIIPPELGYGSRGAGSVIPPNATLVFDVELLGIE
- a CDS encoding amidohydrolase family protein, which gives rise to MRSVAALAAAVILLSSGAADAATLIHAGRLIDGRADTPTGPATIVVEGERIVALEAGHRAPGPGDRLIDLSGATVLPGLMDMHTHVSSENSRTSYLNRFTQDAPEVTLQSTVYARRTLEAGFTTIRDLGDSYNVSIALRDAIAAGKVVGPRIFTSGKSIATTGGHADPTNGWAEHIAGDPGPQDGVINGVADARKAVRQRYKDGADLVKVTATGGVMSLAKNGLNPQFKEDELKAIVDTARDYGFHVAAHAHGAEGMKRAIEAGVYSIEHGTYMDDEVIRLMKKHGTWYVPTIHAGKFVAEKAEEPGYLPDIVRPKAAAIGPQIQDTFAKAYREGVNIVFGTDCGVGPHGSNAREFQFMVEAGMPPMDAIRSATSVAAAFLGVNHDLGTIEAGKLADIIAVDGDPLEDISAMSRVRFVMKEGVVYRDDAWSPGGS